One window from the genome of Elaeis guineensis isolate ETL-2024a chromosome 5, EG11, whole genome shotgun sequence encodes:
- the LOC105046385 gene encoding mannose-specific lectin 3-like, giving the protein MAIPSSIHKLPLLLLALSSIVSLLAPPSTANDSNVLLTGDVIPTNGQLTNGDAAFVMQGDCNLVLYNNRRGFQSNTHGNGDNCTLTLNDFGQFVIQGASGSAVWNSPLRGNYTRGNYAAVLRPDGEIAIYGPNVWSTPNYGFSSTRGATSTQLMEVPTLTPNNVLFSSQVIYDHAQLTTRDYIFIMRESCNLVLAKRSTGIIWQTGTVDGGEYCFLRLDHHGQLAIVDDQYKTVWRSQPASKDGDYVLVVQINGQAVVYGPLVWSTSYGY; this is encoded by the coding sequence ATGGCAATTCCATCCTCGATCCACAAgcttcctctcctcctcctcgccCTTTCATCCATCGTCTCACTCCTCGCACCGCCATCCACAGCCAACGACAGCAATGTCCTTCTCACCGGCGATGTTATCCCCACCAACGGCCAGCTAACCAACGGTGACGCCGCATTCGTCATGCAAGGTGACTGCAACCTGGTCTTGTACAACAACCGCCGTGGCTTCCAATCCAACACCCATGGCAATGGCGACAATTGCACTCTCACACTCAACGACTTCGGCCAATTCGTCATCCAAGGAGCCAGCGGCTCTGCCGTCTGGAATTCCCCGCTCCGCGGTAACTACACGAGAGGAAATTACGCCGCCGTCCTCCGACCGGACGGTGAGATAGCCATCTATGGCCCTAACGTTTGGTCCACGCCCAACTACGGATTCAGCAGCACCAGGGGCGCTACGTCTACTCAGCTGATGGAGGTTCCAACGTTAACGCCGAACAACGTGCTGTTCTCGTCCCAGGTTATCTACGATCATGCCCAGCTGACGACGAGGGATTACATCTTCATCATGAGGGAGAGCTGCAATCTGGTCCTGGCCAAGAGGTCCACAGGCATCATCTGGCAGACTGGGACGGTGGATGGAGGCGAGTACTGCTTCCTTAGGCTTGACCACCATGGGCAGCTAGCCATTGTAGACGATCAGTACAAGACGGTGTGGCGCAGCCAGCCTGCATCCAAGGATGGAGACTATGTGCTTGTCGTCCAGATCAACGGACAAGCCGTTGTCTATGGACCTCTCGTCTGGTCGACTAGCTACGGCTACTGA
- the LOC105046386 gene encoding mannose-specific lectin 3, whose translation MAIPSSIRKLPLLLLALSSIVSLLAPPSTANDSNVLLTGDVIPTNGQLTNGDATFAMQGDCNLVLYNNRRGFQSNTHGNGDNCTLTLNDFGQFVIKGASGSAVWFSQLRGNYTRGKYAAVLRPDGEIAIYGPAVWSTPNYGFRSTRGAASTRLMDVPTLTPNNVLFSSQVIYDDAQLTTRDYTFIMRESCNLALAKRSTGIIWQTGTVDGGEYCFLRLDHRGQLAIVDDQYKTVWRSQPASKDGDYVLVVQINGQAVVYGPVVWSTSYGY comes from the coding sequence ATGGCAATTCCATCCTCGATCCGCAAgcttcctctcctcctcctcgccCTTTCATCCATCGTCTCACTTCTCGCACCGCCATCCACGGCCAACGACAGCAATGTCCTTCTCACCGGCGATGTTATCCCCACCAACGGCCAGCTAACCAACGGTGACGCCACATTCGCCATGCAAGGTGACTGCAACCTGGTCTTGTACAACAACCGCCGTGGCTTCCAATCCAACACCCATGGCAATGGCGACAATTGCACTCTCACACTCAACGACTTCGGCCAATTCGTCATCAAAGGAGCCAGCGGCTCTGCCGTCTGGTTTTCCCAGCTCCGCGGCAACTACACGAGAGGAAAGTACGCCGCCGTCCTCCGACCGGACGGTGAGATAGCCATCTATGGCCCTGCCGTTTGGTCCACGCCCAACTACGGATTCCGCAGCACCAGGGGCGCTGCGTCTACTCGGCTGATGGACGTTCCAACGTTAACGCCGAACAACGTGCTGTTCTCGTCCCAGGTTATCTACGACGATGCCCAGCTAACGACGAGGGATTACACCTTCATCATGAGGGAGAGCTGCAATCTGGCCCTGGCTAAGAGGTCCACAGGCATCATCTGGCAGACTGGGACTGTGGATGGAGGCGAGTACTGCTTCCTTAGGCTCGACCACCGTGGGCAGCTAGCCATTGTAGACGATCAGTACAAGACGGTGTGGCGCAGCCAGCCCGCATCCAAGGATGGAGACTATGTGCTTGTCGTCCAGATCAATGGACAAGCCGTTGTCTATGGACCCGTGGTCTGGTCGACTAGCTACGGCTACTGA